One window of Alkaliphilus metalliredigens QYMF genomic DNA carries:
- a CDS encoding glycosyl hydrolase family 18 protein: protein MRVIRVGLILLILLVVSGASLYYLVEGNPFQGETGMSSYDLIVEDTPLEDSVIIEEQEVYLPYELVEQWLTQNVQLQLDEETEKIEMMIQKIAFSFENPRIDEFVKKEPVNLNFYTKKIDGKFYVPIKSLAPLLGISVVYNEENGVVMIDLLHRDPVIGALSSKASLRQEPRRLSKRKVSFNEEDVVRIYNEVENYYYVRTEKGALGYVSKAEVRVVDEIEQSEKHHVFNIKQPWEPVENIGLVWDYIGKRSPDRSHEKRISAVDVYSPTWFRVVDEKGTIENKGDFSYARDLTHEGYEIWALITNSFDPDLTSKLLGDQGAQEQIIRQLLIYSALYDLGGINIDFENIHYEDRDRLTDFVDKFTDYLHEQNLVISIDVTIPSMSLNWSKVYDRERLGQIVDYVAVMTYDEHWAASPKSGSVASIGWVERGIRSTLELVPPEKILLGLPFYTRLWEEVPQANGSIKVSSKAYGMNRIMEILMENEASIIWNEETGQYYSEFQQEGSTFRVWLEDQRSLGLKTTLVHKYQLAGVAAWRKDFEVAPVWETIQLILKESVAHEQIVYEMLQPSN, encoded by the coding sequence ATGCGTGTGATAAGAGTAGGTTTAATTCTACTGATCCTCTTAGTTGTAAGTGGTGCATCTCTTTACTATTTAGTTGAAGGAAATCCATTTCAAGGAGAGACGGGAATGAGCTCTTATGATTTGATTGTAGAAGATACCCCCTTGGAGGACAGTGTCATCATAGAAGAACAAGAGGTTTATCTGCCATATGAACTAGTTGAACAGTGGCTGACTCAAAATGTTCAATTACAACTAGATGAAGAAACCGAGAAGATTGAAATGATGATACAAAAAATTGCCTTTAGCTTTGAAAATCCAAGAATCGATGAATTTGTCAAGAAAGAACCTGTTAATTTGAATTTTTATACTAAAAAAATTGATGGAAAGTTTTATGTACCAATTAAATCCCTGGCACCACTCCTTGGCATTAGCGTTGTTTACAATGAAGAGAACGGTGTGGTCATGATAGATCTATTGCATAGAGATCCTGTGATAGGAGCCCTTAGTTCCAAGGCTTCATTGCGACAAGAACCAAGAAGACTCAGTAAACGGAAGGTTTCTTTTAATGAAGAAGATGTAGTTCGAATTTATAATGAGGTAGAAAATTATTATTATGTGCGTACTGAAAAAGGTGCATTAGGGTATGTTTCTAAGGCTGAGGTAAGGGTGGTTGATGAGATTGAACAATCTGAAAAGCACCATGTATTTAATATAAAACAACCCTGGGAGCCTGTGGAGAATATTGGGTTGGTATGGGATTATATTGGAAAAAGAAGCCCAGACCGAAGTCATGAAAAAAGAATCTCTGCAGTGGATGTATATTCTCCTACATGGTTTAGAGTAGTGGATGAGAAGGGAACAATTGAAAACAAGGGTGACTTTTCATATGCAAGAGATCTCACCCATGAGGGGTATGAAATTTGGGCATTAATCACCAACAGCTTTGATCCCGATTTAACAAGTAAGCTGTTAGGGGATCAAGGCGCTCAAGAGCAGATTATCCGACAATTGCTAATTTATAGTGCATTGTATGACCTAGGTGGAATCAACATAGACTTTGAAAACATTCATTATGAAGATCGAGATCGACTCACTGACTTTGTTGATAAATTCACAGATTATCTTCATGAACAAAACCTAGTGATATCCATAGATGTGACAATCCCATCCATGAGTTTGAACTGGTCTAAGGTTTATGATCGTGAGAGGTTAGGACAAATAGTAGACTATGTGGCAGTGATGACCTATGATGAACACTGGGCAGCAAGCCCTAAGAGTGGTTCGGTTGCTTCTATTGGGTGGGTAGAACGAGGGATTCGAAGTACATTGGAATTGGTTCCTCCAGAAAAGATATTGTTGGGGTTACCATTTTACACAAGGCTATGGGAAGAAGTGCCACAGGCCAATGGGAGCATTAAAGTATCCTCTAAGGCATACGGCATGAATCGTATCATGGAAATTTTGATGGAAAATGAGGCTAGTATCATATGGAATGAAGAAACTGGACAGTATTATAGTGAATTTCAACAAGAGGGAAGTACCTTCAGGGTTTGGCTAGAAGATCAACGCTCCTTAGGACTCAAGACAACTTTAGTCCATAAGTATCAACTAGCTGGAGTTGCAGCTTGGAGAAAAGACTTTGAGGTAGCTCCAGTCTGGGAGACAATCCAGTTAATTTTGAAAGAATCCGTAGCACATGAACAAATTGTTTATGAAATGCTCCAGCCTTCAAATTAA